A DNA window from Coffea arabica cultivar ET-39 chromosome 6c, Coffea Arabica ET-39 HiFi, whole genome shotgun sequence contains the following coding sequences:
- the LOC140007978 gene encoding uncharacterized protein isoform X1, with protein sequence MEEGGGGYSVPDGLQLSPFSSVSRLSAADAGTNPANEDSRVEEKKRMERGEKEIRQLLKDIFQHANYYLVFQGVIFKSISGTALSCATTTTEDAPRSVFVLHSKCRGSRALLNLIEAQRFLSLVEAEEERKEEAGRTRKFENQMATKLHIFKA encoded by the exons ATggaagaaggaggaggaggcTATTCTGTCCCTGATGGGCTACAACTCTCTCCGTTCTCTTCTGTCTCGCGATTGTCTGCTGCCGATGCAGGGACCAATCCTGCAAATGAAGATTCAAGAGtcgaagagaaaaagagaatggAGAGAGGAGAGAAGGAAATTCGACAATTATTGAAGGACATTTTCCAGCATGCAAATTACTACTTAGTCTTCCAAGGTGTCATTTTCAAATCCATCTCTG GAACTGCATTGAGCTGTGCAACAACGACAACGGAAGATGCACCTCGATCTGTCTTCGTACTTCATAGTAAGTGCAGAGGTTCGAGGGCTTTGCTGAATTTGATTGAAGCTCAAAGATTTCTTTCATTAGTAGAG GCAGaggaggagaggaaggaagaagcAGGGAGGACAAGGAAGTTTGAGAATCAAATGGCTacaaaattacatatttttAAAGCATAA
- the LOC140007978 gene encoding uncharacterized protein isoform X2 has product MEEGGGGYSVPDGLQLSPFSSVSRLSAADAGTNPANEDSRVEEKKRMERGEKEIRQLLKDIFQHANYYLVFQGVIFKSISGTALSCATTTTEDAPRSVFVLHSKCRGSRALLNLIEAQRFLSLVEFL; this is encoded by the exons ATggaagaaggaggaggaggcTATTCTGTCCCTGATGGGCTACAACTCTCTCCGTTCTCTTCTGTCTCGCGATTGTCTGCTGCCGATGCAGGGACCAATCCTGCAAATGAAGATTCAAGAGtcgaagagaaaaagagaatggAGAGAGGAGAGAAGGAAATTCGACAATTATTGAAGGACATTTTCCAGCATGCAAATTACTACTTAGTCTTCCAAGGTGTCATTTTCAAATCCATCTCTG GAACTGCATTGAGCTGTGCAACAACGACAACGGAAGATGCACCTCGATCTGTCTTCGTACTTCATAGTAAGTGCAGAGGTTCGAGGGCTTTGCTGAATTTGATTGAAGCTCAAAGATTTCTTTCATTAGTAGAG TTTTTATAG